ACAATTGTGGATGCAGTGCAAAGTGGAGAAGAAAAAATGCTTCCTGGTTTAGGCGTTTTATTTGAGGTTTATTGGCAAAATGCAAGTGATCAAGAGAAGCAAGAAGTCATTAACCAAATTTCTCAAGGCTTGCAAAAATAAACATTCTCGCTAGAGGGAGAACGTAAATTTTAAGATAAAAGCTGACCCGATTAT
The Bacillus shivajii DNA segment above includes these coding regions:
- the sspI gene encoding small acid-soluble spore protein SspI — translated: MSFNLRGAIMQNVQGSNQEEVEATIVDAVQSGEEKMLPGLGVLFEVYWQNASDQEKQEVINQISQGLQK